A window from Pseudomonas frederiksbergensis encodes these proteins:
- a CDS encoding HPF/RaiA family ribosome-associated protein encodes MQIQVNSDNHIQSSIRLEEWVRTTIESTLERYEEDLTRVEVHLRDENGDKPGPHDMRCQLEARPKGHQPISVTHKADSLELAIDGAAEKLEHALEHLFGKLRGKPRAAVVPFERVAADALLEDEFLENEQAAQNG; translated from the coding sequence ATGCAAATCCAAGTCAACAGCGATAACCATATTCAAAGCAGCATCCGACTGGAGGAGTGGGTACGTACTACCATTGAGAGCACGCTCGAACGTTATGAGGAGGACCTGACACGCGTCGAGGTTCATCTGCGGGACGAGAACGGCGACAAGCCCGGTCCCCATGACATGCGCTGTCAGCTGGAAGCGCGGCCAAAAGGCCACCAACCGATTTCTGTAACCCATAAAGCCGACTCCCTGGAACTGGCGATCGACGGGGCGGCCGAAAAACTTGAACATGCGCTTGAGCACCTGTTCGGCAAACTGCGGGGCAAACCACGTGCCGCTGTGGTGCCGTTCGAGAGAGTTGCAGCCGATGCGCTGCTGGAAGACGAGTTTCTCGAGAACGAACAGGCTGCTCAAAACGGCTGA
- a CDS encoding L-serine ammonia-lyase — protein sequence MAISVFDLFKVGIGPSSSHTVGPMRAAATFAQALIDQQLLADVRRVEIRLYGSLSATGVGHATDRACVMGLMGEWPDSIDPTSIDSRIQTLRETGELSLAGKTSIAFNWQHDLLLLDESLPYHPNAMSLTAFGETGELSEQTYYSIGGGFIIEAAEAESGIAPTSDVVLPYDFSSAAELLKLCNLHGLRVSELMMANELAWRSEAEIRQGLLHIWSVMRECVEQGLRHEGILPGGLNVPRRAAKLHRSLLEIGKPNVITSTLSAMEWVNLFALAVNEENAAGGRMVTAPTNGAAGIIPAVLHYYMKFNPDASDDDVVAFFLGAAAVGILCKKNASISGAEVGCQGEVGSACAMAAAGLADVLGATPEQLENAAEIGLEHNLGLTCDPVGGLVQVPCIERNAIAAVKAINATQMALRGDGKHFISLDRVIRTMRDTGADMHDKYKETSRGGLAVSWVEC from the coding sequence ATGGCTATCAGTGTTTTCGATCTCTTCAAAGTCGGCATCGGTCCGTCCAGTTCCCATACCGTCGGCCCGATGCGCGCCGCCGCGACCTTCGCCCAAGCCCTGATTGACCAACAATTGCTGGCCGACGTACGGCGCGTAGAAATCCGACTGTATGGCTCGCTGTCGGCGACCGGCGTCGGTCACGCCACAGACCGCGCCTGCGTCATGGGCCTGATGGGCGAGTGGCCGGACAGCATCGATCCCACGTCCATCGACAGCCGAATCCAGACCCTGCGTGAAACCGGCGAACTGTCCCTGGCAGGCAAAACCTCCATCGCCTTCAACTGGCAACACGATCTCCTGCTTCTGGACGAGAGCCTGCCCTACCACCCCAACGCCATGTCCCTGACAGCCTTTGGCGAAACCGGTGAGCTATCGGAGCAAACGTACTACTCGATCGGTGGCGGTTTCATCATTGAAGCGGCCGAAGCCGAGTCCGGTATCGCGCCCACCAGCGATGTGGTGCTGCCGTACGATTTTTCCAGCGCCGCCGAGCTGCTCAAGCTCTGCAACCTGCACGGCCTGCGCGTTTCCGAGTTGATGATGGCCAATGAACTGGCCTGGCGCAGCGAAGCGGAAATCCGTCAGGGCCTGCTGCACATTTGGTCGGTGATGCGTGAATGCGTCGAGCAAGGGCTGCGCCATGAAGGCATCCTGCCCGGCGGTCTGAATGTTCCCCGTCGCGCGGCGAAATTGCACCGCAGCCTGTTGGAAATCGGCAAGCCGAATGTCATCACCTCCACGCTATCGGCCATGGAGTGGGTGAACCTGTTTGCCCTCGCCGTGAACGAAGAAAACGCAGCGGGCGGGCGCATGGTCACGGCGCCGACCAATGGCGCGGCGGGGATCATTCCGGCGGTGCTGCACTACTACATGAAATTCAACCCGGACGCGTCGGACGATGACGTCGTCGCGTTCTTCTTGGGCGCTGCGGCCGTAGGAATTCTCTGCAAGAAAAACGCGTCCATCTCCGGTGCCGAAGTCGGCTGCCAGGGCGAAGTCGGCTCCGCCTGCGCCATGGCCGCCGCCGGGCTGGCGGACGTACTCGGCGCCACGCCCGAGCAACTGGAAAACGCCGCCGAAATCGGCCTTGAGCACAACCTCGGCCTGACCTGCGACCCGGTCGGCGGCCTGGTGCAAGTGCCGTGCATCGAGCGCAATGCGATTGCTGCCGTGAAGGCGATCAACGCTACGCAAATGGCCCTGCGCGGCGACGGCAAACACTTCATTTCCCTGGACCGGGTCATCCGCACCATGCGCGATACCGGCGCCGACATGCATGACAAATACAAAGAGACTTCACGGGGCGGCCTGGCTGTCAGCTGGGTGGAGTGCTGA
- a CDS encoding LysR substrate-binding domain-containing protein, with amino-acid sequence MSRQLHAQTYVWLHVFSCAARHLSFTRCAEELHITPGAVSQQIRQLEERLGFRLFHRRARGVELSAEGQRLAITVNEAYGSIDAELRRLDAGMISGILRLRSIPSFLSKWLTPRLPRLQQRFPDIQLRLVAEDSSVPLHEGDFDLAIDLNDGSYPGLLSTTLLDEQIFPVCAPSLLRGRPPLHGPADLVHFPLLHDITAWRGSYEYAEWEFYLNAIGFEGADVRRGHTFNRNHLTIEAAIAGMGVAIARRTLLNDELERGTLIVPFGLAVPNHKRYVLLYAPGALSHPGVRAVHDWLVEEAGIFRSLHPLAERQM; translated from the coding sequence ATGAGTCGCCAATTGCACGCCCAGACTTACGTCTGGCTGCACGTGTTTTCCTGTGCCGCGCGGCACTTGTCGTTCACCCGTTGCGCCGAAGAACTGCACATCACGCCGGGTGCGGTCAGCCAGCAAATCCGACAGCTGGAAGAGCGACTGGGCTTTCGCCTGTTTCATCGTCGCGCTCGCGGCGTGGAATTGAGCGCCGAAGGCCAGCGACTGGCCATCACCGTCAACGAGGCTTACGGCAGCATCGATGCGGAATTGCGACGACTGGATGCGGGCATGATCAGCGGCATCCTGCGGCTGCGTTCGATTCCATCGTTCCTGAGCAAATGGCTGACCCCAAGGTTGCCGCGCTTGCAGCAGCGCTTTCCGGACATTCAATTACGGCTGGTGGCCGAGGACAGCAGCGTGCCCTTGCACGAAGGCGACTTCGATTTGGCCATCGACCTGAATGACGGCAGCTATCCCGGTTTGTTATCCACAACCTTGCTCGACGAGCAGATCTTCCCGGTCTGTGCCCCAAGCCTGCTGCGTGGTCGGCCGCCGCTGCATGGTCCGGCGGACCTGGTGCATTTCCCGTTGCTGCACGACATTACCGCCTGGCGCGGCAGTTACGAGTACGCGGAATGGGAGTTTTACCTCAACGCCATCGGCTTCGAAGGTGCGGACGTGCGGCGCGGGCACACTTTCAATCGCAATCACCTGACCATCGAAGCGGCGATTGCCGGGATGGGCGTGGCGATTGCGCGGCGAACCTTGCTCAATGACGAGTTGGAGCGGGGGACGTTGATCGTGCCGTTTGGCCTGGCGGTACCCAATCACAAGCGTTACGTGCTGCTCTATGCGCCGGGGGCGCTGAGCCATCCGGGCGTGCGCGCGGTGCATGACTGGCTGGTGGAAGAGGCGGGGATATTTCGAAGCCTGCATCCGCTGGCGGAGCGGCAGATGTGA
- a CDS encoding PepSY-associated TM helix domain-containing protein, with protein MKEGFRQAMAWLHTWAGLIFGWLLFAIFLTGTLAYFKDEISHWMQPEIPARSLSSEASLTLAQRYLEQHAAGASRWLIDLPDAREPGLSVRWQQAATKPGTRGQFTEKLLDPQTGTEVQGRDTRGGEFFYRFHFQLQMPYPWGRWLSTIAAMVMFVALISGIIIHKKIFKDFFTFRPRKGQRSWLDGHNAVGVLVLPFHLMITYSSLVIFMVMVMPASILASYEGGVEAFYDEVIPASNPPEMAGKPGQLAPLSPLLERASEQWGGGRTGRLTVNNPGDANASIILARDGADRVVHDFGSALTFHGVTGQLLGATPKQALPMAIAGSFYGLHMGHFAGPVLRWLYFICGLAGTAMIGTGLVIWLGKRQLKHAKSGVMPFELRLVEVLNIASMSGLMVAVAAFFWANRLLPVGMAGRADWEVNSFFIVWGLSVLHAMVRRGRAAWVEQLALTALLFCALPLLNALTTPYHLGVTLMQGDWVMAGFDLTCLGSGLFFAWAAWKKQRAGQAGIVTRPRAKSIALAQEAH; from the coding sequence ATGAAAGAGGGCTTTCGACAGGCCATGGCCTGGCTGCACACCTGGGCCGGGTTGATCTTCGGCTGGCTGTTGTTCGCGATTTTCCTTACCGGCACGCTCGCTTATTTCAAGGATGAGATCAGCCACTGGATGCAGCCGGAAATTCCCGCCCGTTCGCTGTCCTCCGAAGCCAGTCTGACCCTGGCCCAGCGTTATCTCGAGCAGCACGCCGCGGGAGCCTCGCGATGGCTCATCGATTTACCGGACGCTCGCGAACCCGGGCTGTCGGTGAGGTGGCAGCAAGCAGCGACCAAGCCCGGCACGCGCGGTCAATTCACCGAAAAACTCCTCGATCCGCAAACCGGTACAGAAGTGCAGGGCCGGGACACCCGCGGTGGCGAGTTCTTTTACCGCTTCCACTTTCAGCTGCAGATGCCCTATCCGTGGGGGCGCTGGCTGTCGACGATCGCCGCGATGGTGATGTTCGTCGCGCTGATCAGCGGGATCATCATCCACAAGAAAATCTTCAAGGACTTCTTCACCTTCCGTCCGCGCAAGGGCCAGCGCTCTTGGCTCGACGGGCACAACGCGGTGGGCGTTCTGGTGTTGCCGTTTCATCTGATGATCACCTACAGCAGCCTGGTGATTTTCATGGTGATGGTGATGCCGGCGAGCATCCTTGCCTCGTACGAAGGCGGTGTCGAGGCGTTTTACGATGAGGTGATTCCAGCGTCCAATCCGCCTGAAATGGCAGGCAAACCGGGTCAGTTGGCCCCGTTGTCTCCGCTGCTGGAACGGGCCAGCGAGCAGTGGGGGGGCGGGCGAACCGGGCGGCTGACGGTGAACAATCCGGGCGATGCGAATGCCTCGATCATTCTTGCGCGGGACGGCGCCGACCGAGTGGTCCACGACTTTGGCAGCGCGTTGACATTCCATGGCGTGACCGGGCAATTGCTCGGCGCAACGCCGAAGCAAGCATTGCCCATGGCTATTGCCGGCAGTTTCTACGGCTTGCACATGGGCCATTTTGCCGGTCCGGTGTTGCGCTGGCTGTACTTCATCTGTGGGTTGGCGGGCACCGCAATGATCGGTACCGGGCTGGTGATCTGGCTCGGCAAGCGTCAGCTCAAACATGCGAAGAGCGGTGTGATGCCGTTTGAGTTGCGGTTGGTGGAAGTGCTGAATATCGCCAGCATGTCGGGGTTGATGGTCGCGGTGGCGGCGTTCTTCTGGGCCAATCGATTGTTACCGGTAGGAATGGCCGGGCGGGCGGATTGGGAAGTGAACAGCTTCTTTATCGTCTGGGGCTTGAGTGTGTTGCACGCCATGGTCCGCCGTGGTCGCGCCGCGTGGGTCGAACAGTTGGCGCTGACGGCGTTGCTGTTCTGTGCGCTGCCGCTGCTGAACGCGCTGACCACGCCGTATCACTTGGGCGTCACTCTGATGCAGGGCGATTGGGTCATGGCCGGTTTCGATCTGACGTGCCTGGGCAGCGGTCTGTTTTTCGCGTGGGCTGCGTGGAAAAAACAGCGCGCGGGGCAGGCTGGAATCGTCACCCGGCCGCGGGCGAAATCGATAGCGCTTGCGCAAGAGGCGCACTGA
- a CDS encoding DUF3649 domain-containing protein has protein sequence MKGKITALPVSYRLAVTSRVLAAVLGGYVVAALASVTLAMWLPLARSESVVTGMMTSFLVYLVAVLWCFACRSAWQAWFGLIVPSVVLAAVSGLAFWMDH, from the coding sequence ATGAAAGGCAAAATCACTGCGCTCCCCGTTTCCTACCGACTGGCCGTCACTTCCCGAGTGTTGGCCGCTGTGCTGGGAGGGTACGTCGTCGCGGCATTGGCCAGTGTCACCCTGGCAATGTGGCTGCCCTTGGCTCGTAGTGAATCGGTGGTCACCGGGATGATGACCTCGTTTCTGGTCTATCTGGTCGCCGTACTCTGGTGCTTTGCCTGCCGCAGTGCGTGGCAAGCCTGGTTCGGGTTGATCGTGCCAAGCGTGGTTTTGGCGGCGGTGTCGGGGCTGGCGTTCTGGATGGACCACTGA